A window of the Dyadobacter pollutisoli genome harbors these coding sequences:
- the tnpC gene encoding IS66 family transposase, which translates to MLYFRVMEDAATDYKLLYEQAIAAHKKSLELISEKDEQIQALNFELDKYKRYIFGKKNERLASIHTDANQIDLFELGTDQTQQEELSQQVADVVKEKTPAKKREKGTGRMILPENLRREIIIIEPTEDVTGCAIIGEVVTEVLDLIPAEFYVKRYIRYKYARANGEGIITASLPDRVIEKGIPSEAVIAQMVVDKYVFGLPLHRQIDKYRRLGVNVPASTASDWIMKGWQHLAPLWELLKLLVLNQKYLQADETPLKVLDRDHKNGIHQGYMWIYNAPCDKLTLFDYRKGRDQSGPKQMLEGYTGILQVDGYAVYEKLFGNHPDILLVYCMAHARRKFVDALKYDKERSTYVLERMQVLYALEQQMRDQQLNWEQKTKLRQEESVPVLLELKEWMTQQLPLVIPKSPLGQAIAYSLPRWEGLSAYALHGQIEIDNNLAENVIRPLAIGYA; encoded by the coding sequence GAAAAGGATGAGCAGATCCAGGCCCTGAACTTTGAGCTTGATAAATATAAGCGGTATATATTCGGCAAAAAGAATGAAAGACTGGCCAGTATCCACACGGATGCAAACCAGATTGATCTCTTTGAACTGGGAACCGACCAGACGCAGCAAGAAGAGCTATCACAGCAAGTCGCAGATGTTGTAAAGGAAAAAACTCCTGCCAAAAAACGTGAAAAGGGCACTGGGAGAATGATACTTCCTGAGAACCTGCGCCGTGAGATCATCATCATTGAACCTACCGAAGACGTTACCGGCTGCGCCATAATCGGAGAAGTGGTCACGGAGGTATTAGACCTTATTCCTGCTGAGTTTTATGTGAAGCGTTATATCCGTTACAAATATGCCCGTGCAAATGGTGAGGGCATCATAACCGCATCGCTTCCAGACCGTGTAATCGAAAAGGGCATCCCATCCGAAGCAGTCATCGCCCAAATGGTTGTTGATAAATATGTTTTTGGGCTTCCCCTTCACCGGCAGATAGACAAATACAGACGGTTAGGAGTAAATGTCCCTGCTTCCACTGCATCAGACTGGATCATGAAAGGTTGGCAGCACTTGGCTCCCTTATGGGAGCTTTTAAAACTGCTCGTTCTCAATCAAAAGTATTTACAAGCCGACGAAACACCTCTAAAAGTGCTTGATAGAGACCATAAAAATGGGATCCACCAGGGCTACATGTGGATATATAATGCTCCCTGTGACAAACTGACGCTGTTTGACTATCGTAAAGGCCGCGATCAAAGTGGGCCTAAGCAGATGCTGGAAGGGTACACTGGCATACTTCAGGTTGACGGGTACGCCGTTTACGAAAAGCTCTTTGGTAACCATCCAGATATCCTTCTGGTCTACTGCATGGCCCATGCCCGCCGAAAATTTGTTGACGCTCTTAAATACGATAAAGAAAGATCGACTTATGTGCTTGAACGTATGCAGGTACTCTACGCTCTCGAACAACAAATGCGGGATCAGCAACTGAATTGGGAGCAAAAAACAAAATTAAGGCAGGAAGAGTCAGTACCGGTTCTTTTGGAATTAAAGGAGTGGATGACACAACAGCTCCCCCTCGTAATCCCTAAAAGTCCACTCGGTCAGGCCATAGCCTACTCCTTACCACGCTGGGAAGGACTAAGCGCCTACGCACTTCACGGGCAAATTGAAATTGATAACAATCTCGCGGAGAACGTAATCAGGCCCCTTGCAATCGGTTATGCATAG
- a CDS encoding IS3 family transposase — MPNYTIWVRRLDTIKKLIDTEFNAFGYEYATHELKKEYRINKKKVYRLMLANGLLLNKMIRPSGKREFVQFRRIEASKPLEYLCWDIKYVWVHGERRNYYLLCILDVYTRKIIDWMFQGSIRQLDLINLLRRVNHFYQLQGVILRNDNGSQFIAHKVRNFLKNSDVKQQFTHVATPEENSYIEAFHSILEREVIERNQFASYYEAKDTIQRFIKHYNESRLHRSIGFVTPQQKWDEAMVCDTTILEEVSNL, encoded by the coding sequence ATGCCAAACTACACAATATGGGTTCGTCGGTTGGATACGATTAAAAAGCTCATTGATACCGAATTTAACGCGTTTGGGTATGAGTATGCTACTCACGAATTAAAAAAAGAGTATCGGATCAATAAGAAGAAAGTGTACCGGCTTATGCTTGCCAATGGCCTTTTATTGAACAAAATGATTCGACCTAGTGGAAAGCGTGAATTTGTTCAATTTCGTCGTATTGAGGCTAGTAAGCCACTTGAATACTTGTGCTGGGATATTAAATATGTCTGGGTTCATGGTGAACGTCGCAATTACTATTTGCTGTGTATTCTGGACGTTTATACCCGTAAAATTATCGACTGGATGTTCCAGGGCAGCATTCGGCAGCTTGATTTAATAAACTTGCTTCGCCGGGTTAACCATTTTTATCAGCTCCAAGGTGTAATATTACGAAATGATAACGGCAGCCAATTCATTGCCCACAAGGTTCGGAATTTTTTGAAAAATTCGGATGTAAAGCAGCAATTCACGCATGTTGCAACGCCAGAAGAGAACTCTTACATCGAGGCTTTTCACAGTATTTTAGAACGTGAAGTGATTGAGCGTAACCAATTTGCTAGCTATTATGAGGCCAAAGACACAATTCAGCGTTTCATCAAACATTACAATGAAAGCCGCCTGCATCGTTCAATCGGCTTCGTGACGCCCCAACAAAAATGGGACGAAGCGATGGTCTGTGACACAACCATTTTGGAAGAAGTGTCCAACTTATAA
- a CDS encoding site-specific integrase, producing MRKIRTIFDQLIFDAGEVLRTKLSRTDKTVNWYRIYWRRMWRELRGQSISEFTSDIGRQYLLDRFGELDYATLSKRDKDFVKTVSVLCEFYDTGTIARSRERIKLDGAIGELVKQFADHLATLRLKSTTIREREHYLSKFLLYLKDKGITSVDKVDKLVIMDYLRTLDIRYSTVAHMTLRAIRTFLKFLFEQGLIKKDISLSVPQDNYQKQAKLPSVFNVDEIQRMISKIDRARPCGKRDYAIVLIAARLGLRASDIAGLKFENLFWEQSIISIFQYKTERQLQLPLLAEVGEAIIEYLKYGRPISNEPYVFLSAGSPFRRMHTPGITSLVNRAFILSGVNIEHRHHGPHALRHSLASLLLEQSTVLPVITEVLGHENSRSTKYYLRIDLTSMKQCMLDAPAVADGFYNQKGGCFYA from the coding sequence ATGAGAAAAATACGCACAATTTTCGACCAGCTCATCTTTGACGCAGGCGAAGTGTTGAGAACCAAATTGTCAAGGACTGATAAAACGGTCAACTGGTATCGTATCTATTGGCGACGAATGTGGCGTGAGCTACGGGGCCAAAGCATATCCGAATTCACCTCTGATATTGGCAGGCAATACTTACTTGACCGGTTTGGTGAGCTCGATTACGCTACACTTTCCAAAAGAGATAAGGATTTTGTGAAAACTGTCAGTGTTCTATGTGAATTTTATGACACTGGTACTATAGCGAGATCTCGGGAACGGATCAAACTGGACGGCGCAATCGGCGAGCTGGTTAAGCAATTTGCTGATCACCTGGCTACTCTGCGTTTAAAGTCAACAACAATAAGGGAGCGCGAACATTACCTGAGCAAGTTTCTTCTCTATCTGAAAGATAAGGGCATCACTTCCGTCGACAAGGTGGATAAATTAGTAATTATGGATTATCTGAGGACCTTGGATATACGGTATTCCACTGTTGCTCATATGACATTAAGAGCGATCAGAACATTTTTAAAATTTCTCTTTGAACAGGGATTGATAAAAAAAGATATCTCACTTTCTGTCCCACAAGACAACTATCAAAAACAGGCCAAGCTTCCGTCTGTTTTCAACGTCGATGAGATTCAAAGAATGATCAGCAAGATAGACCGCGCCAGGCCCTGTGGTAAACGTGATTATGCGATCGTATTAATTGCCGCCAGACTGGGCCTGCGAGCATCTGATATTGCCGGGTTGAAGTTTGAGAATTTGTTTTGGGAACAGAGCATAATATCGATATTTCAGTACAAAACCGAGCGGCAACTCCAACTTCCTTTACTTGCTGAAGTTGGTGAAGCGATTATTGAGTACTTGAAATACGGAAGGCCAATTTCTAATGAACCGTATGTGTTCCTGTCAGCTGGATCTCCCTTTAGACGGATGCATACCCCTGGCATAACGAGTCTTGTGAACCGCGCATTTATCCTCTCAGGCGTTAATATTGAGCATCGGCACCATGGGCCTCATGCGCTTCGTCACAGCCTTGCCAGTTTACTTCTGGAGCAGAGTACCGTTTTACCGGTTATTACAGAAGTGCTCGGTCATGAAAACTCCCGTTCAACAAAATACTATTTACGGATAGACCTTACATCCATGAAGCAGTGTATGCTTGACGCACCTGCTGTGGCTGATGGCTTCTATAATCAGAAAGGAGGTTGTTTTTATGCATAG
- a CDS encoding transposase domain-containing protein gives MCKKNGVDEQEWLKDVFERIQSHKQKNLYQLLPNNWSKFRNKNA, from the coding sequence ATGTGCAAGAAAAACGGTGTAGACGAGCAGGAGTGGCTCAAAGATGTCTTCGAAAGGATCCAGTCACACAAACAAAAAAACCTCTACCAACTGCTTCCAAATAACTGGAGCAAATTCCGGAATAAGAACGCTTAG
- a CDS encoding tyrosine-type recombinase/integrase has translation MHSHFTGIYAPYLDQYLDYKRRLGFKQQTEESILAIFDRFTVSRGETRLGITPELSQAWMKTGTNLSSSYNFHRALLINKLASFLNEQGIHSYLMRLPVCKMDFTPHIYSQDELEHLFEAADHFRIKKGLRQIMFAMPALLRLLYCTGLRGGEALALSVGDVNLDDQTILVRDSKNGQQRVIPFSDSLATVLRQYAFYRNELPACLVKKDRFFISLAGKRISRDCFGRWFSRLLLAAGIPKGRGITPHALRHSFSVHSLAMMAERGADIYCCLPVLSTYLGHKSVESTNHYVRLVSAMYPGLLKDIDRICINVFPNTSGYETY, from the coding sequence ATGCATAGTCACTTCACCGGCATTTATGCCCCGTATCTGGATCAATACCTGGATTACAAAAGGCGATTAGGCTTTAAGCAGCAAACAGAGGAATCCATACTTGCAATTTTTGACCGCTTTACTGTTAGCCGTGGCGAAACTCGGCTGGGTATCACGCCAGAGCTTTCGCAAGCATGGATGAAAACCGGCACCAACCTGTCGTCATCCTATAATTTTCATCGCGCATTGCTCATCAATAAACTGGCATCATTCCTTAACGAACAGGGTATCCACTCTTATCTGATGCGTTTACCTGTATGTAAAATGGATTTTACACCACATATTTATTCACAGGATGAGCTTGAGCACCTTTTTGAAGCAGCAGATCATTTTCGCATCAAGAAGGGTTTACGTCAAATCATGTTTGCCATGCCTGCGCTTTTAAGGTTACTGTACTGTACAGGCCTCAGAGGCGGAGAAGCATTGGCTTTATCGGTTGGTGATGTTAACCTCGATGACCAGACCATCCTTGTACGCGACAGTAAGAACGGACAGCAGCGCGTTATCCCTTTTTCAGATTCGTTGGCAACGGTACTTAGGCAATATGCCTTTTACAGGAATGAGTTGCCCGCTTGCCTGGTAAAAAAGGACCGCTTTTTCATCTCCCTGGCTGGAAAAAGGATATCACGTGATTGTTTCGGACGCTGGTTTTCACGTTTGTTATTGGCCGCCGGAATTCCAAAAGGTCGCGGTATAACCCCACACGCATTGCGCCATTCATTTAGTGTCCATTCCCTGGCAATGATGGCCGAACGTGGAGCGGATATCTACTGCTGCTTACCGGTACTCTCAACCTACCTTGGTCACAAATCTGTAGAATCGACAAATCATTATGTCAGGCTGGTATCTGCCATGTACCCTGGGTTGCTGAAGGATATTGACAGGATCTGTATAAACGTTTTCCCTAACACGTCAGGCTATGAAACCTACTAA
- a CDS encoding site-specific integrase: MKPTNFSKCLTGFLTGYLAHERGASKNTINAYRDTFILFISYMEVQGIPVSRLTLENINQMAVIGFLDWLQVERKNGNATRNARLAAIHAFFHYMQYQHPEHLYECQKILSIPMKRKATVPMNYLTIDAIKILLQQPDTRTVRGRRDLALLSLMYDTGARVQEIIDLTPSSLRLDKLSTIRIKGKGNKTRIVPMLEEQARLLKPYLKEHDLVQAHNNAHPLFFNSRAEKLTRAGVNHILLKYADMARKTTDQAHLPEKISCHTLRHSKAMHLLQAGVNLVYIRDILGHVSVQTTEVYARADSRAKREAIQRAYTSVVPEKQPVWLSNENLLDWLKRF, from the coding sequence ATGAAACCTACTAACTTCTCAAAATGCCTGACAGGTTTTTTGACCGGGTATTTGGCGCACGAGCGCGGCGCAAGTAAGAACACTATCAACGCTTATCGGGATACTTTCATCCTGTTCATAAGTTACATGGAAGTCCAAGGTATCCCTGTATCAAGATTAACACTAGAGAATATTAATCAAATGGCAGTCATCGGTTTTCTTGACTGGCTACAGGTAGAACGCAAAAATGGTAACGCGACCAGGAATGCGAGATTGGCTGCTATCCATGCTTTTTTTCACTACATGCAGTATCAGCATCCTGAACATCTTTACGAATGTCAGAAGATCTTATCGATACCGATGAAGCGCAAGGCGACAGTACCAATGAACTACCTGACAATTGATGCGATTAAAATACTTTTACAGCAACCGGATACCCGGACTGTTAGAGGTAGACGTGATCTGGCTTTACTTTCGTTGATGTACGATACGGGCGCACGCGTTCAGGAGATTATTGATCTGACGCCGTCTAGTCTCAGGCTTGACAAGCTGAGTACAATCCGGATTAAGGGTAAAGGCAACAAAACTCGCATTGTGCCAATGCTTGAGGAGCAGGCTAGGTTATTAAAGCCTTATCTGAAAGAACATGATCTGGTCCAGGCCCATAATAACGCACACCCACTGTTCTTCAATAGCCGAGCCGAAAAGCTTACACGGGCTGGTGTAAATCATATTCTGCTCAAATATGCTGATATGGCCAGAAAGACAACAGATCAGGCTCATTTACCGGAAAAGATCAGCTGCCACACGCTGCGGCACAGCAAAGCGATGCACTTGCTACAAGCAGGCGTCAATCTGGTGTACATACGCGATATTCTCGGTCATGTTTCTGTTCAAACCACGGAAGTATACGCACGAGCCGATTCGCGTGCCAAACGGGAAGCCATCCAGAGAGCATACACATCAGTTGTACCGGAAAAGCAGCCGGTCTGGTTGTCGAATGAAAACCTTTTGGACTGGCTCAAACGTTTTTGA
- a CDS encoding Kazal-type serine protease inhibitor domain-containing protein — protein MNLKLYHLLLLIIIGCSEKDLNRNCVEKTRDNSGCYAVYNPVCGCNRKTYSNDCEARAHGMETFTAGGCPEKSR, from the coding sequence ATGAATCTCAAATTGTATCATCTACTTCTATTAATCATAATAGGATGTAGCGAAAAGGATCTAAACCGGAATTGCGTCGAGAAGACAAGAGACAATTCTGGGTGCTATGCGGTTTACAACCCGGTTTGCGGCTGCAATAGAAAGACATATAGTAATGACTGTGAAGCTCGCGCTCACGGCATGGAAACTTTTACCGCCGGCGGATGTCCCGAGAAAAGCAGATAG